From the Leishmania braziliensis MHOM/BR/75/M2904 contig, possible fusion of chromosomes 20 and 34 genome, the window TGTGCCGGGAAGGTTGAGCGCTGCGCGTGGTAGACGATGCACACGCCAGGACGTATGTCGACTCTCTGAGGAAGAGCGGCCCCGGTTACCACTGTGGAGTGTCGCCGTGCGGCAGAGAACGGATGCAGCTGCTTGTAGTATGACTCCCGCTCGTCTGCTGTGAGCGGCGGATCGTCCTCGTGCTCGTCGTCTGCATGGACTTGCTGCCCGCGCGCCGCATGCCAGAACCGCTTTCCTGTGGGATGTGgaagcacgcgcacgcgaaaCGTGTAAGCAGCGTCGTCTTCTGGGCTTTGCCCTGCGTCCATTGGAGCGGCTTCCCGCTGCAAAATGTTGGACCAGACCGATGCTGCTAGATCGGCCAGCAGGCTGCAGGCAGTCGTAAGTACCGACAGACTGGTGCGCGACCACGTCAGGCTCACGGCATCACTGGACGAGATGTGAAGGTTCCACTGCGGCAGAGTGGGATGGCATCGCCTCAAAAGACTTCGCTCTACCACCACAGCGATTGTCGTGTCCGAAAGCAGCACGCTTCGCTCAATGGACTCAGTGGCGAGAACAGAAGCGGGGGTTGTTGGGAAtaacacagagagacggacAGCTGCTATTTGGAGGTGCGTGCAGTCGATCCAGTCAGTCTCCAGTGAGCCaagcggtgcggcagcggtggtcaTCGTCGCCGGGGAGAAGCTTGCGTTGGGATGATCCTTGCTCACTTCCGCGCGCCAgcgctcctgccgctgcagacgGTGCACCACATCATTGCGCAGACACACTTGCGTGAGTGCGAGCTCACAGCCCTGCACCTGAGGCACTTcaaagagggagacgagCATGGCGTCCACTGCCACCGACCAATCAATCGaaagctgctgctcgacaaTGCGCCGCAGAAGAATCAATCGCGCGTCCACGCCCGTCGAACAGCATTGCTCAGCGTGCGTCATACATGCCGACACAGGCACTGTTAGCGCCGTGAAATCGTCATCGCTACTGGAAGCGATTGGGGGTGATGAACGCACTTTTACGACGCCAGTACTGGGACCAGGCGAGGGGTACAGCAGCGCTACTTCTGGCCACAGTACCCTAAAGAAAAGGTTGCTCAAACGACTCAGTGGGACAACATTAATGACAAGATGAACGGTCGCTAACCCAACGTGCGCGAAATGCAGCGCCGACATCTCGGACGTCAACTGCTGCGCGGATCGGATTGTCCACTCCACCTGCAcggcgccgtggcggcggcactcgTCTGGCAAGATAGACCAGCAGGACtcgaggggagagaaggtgcgCGACCGTGATAGGTGCACCGACGCCACTCGCTCAGCTATGTTTGCAGCTGATGTGCGGGGACCCCCAGTGCTGTTAATGCTCTGAGGAGACGACGACAAATTGCTCTGCGAGTCATCTTGTCGTGCGGTGGGACGGCCTATGGAGAGGATCACCTCCTCTGTCAGTGTAGGCGGAAGTTGTGGATCATCTAGTGCCGTGAGAGGGGTGGCTGTGATGGAGAAGTGCTCCATGGTTCCCCAGTAGTACGCGGCCGGCAGGACTGACGGACTGGCAGCGCTGACTCCTCCCCACTCGACACCTGCCTGAAGGGTGTGCAGTGCCACTTGTGCAAGGGTGGCATGTGCTGGGGTGGAAGGTGCGGCTTTACGCATAGGGACAGACGGTGCGTTTAATGCGCTCAACACACTGCACTGTAGCTCCACCTTGAGTGCTGCGGCCTGGAGGAAAAGGACACAATTGGGAACGCTGCGATGAATGATCTGCTTCTTTGGCGAGTTCATGGCTGCTAGATCTGGCGCCGGCGCAGGTAGCGATGCATCGGAGTAGGCAAACGTTTCTGCCTCCTCAGGGGAAATGCCAAACTCCTGCGCAATCAGAGCCCGCTGTGCCTCTGTCCACCGTTTAGCTGACATGAGTTGCACGAGCTCACGCAGCTCGGCGCGCGCCTCGTCGCTCAGGCCATCCGCAGCTTCATAACCGGCGCTATCGCTTGTCACGGTGGTCGGCTGCGACTCCGAGCGCCAGAAGGAGAACCACTTACCTTTCGCAACCGGAGCTACCCGCTGAGCGGATGGCGCGCTGAGGGGTACAGGGCTTGTGGTGAGTCTCtctcctgcgccgcccgctgctctcttctcacTTAGGAGTTTTTCATACTCAACACGCTCGACGCCCACTCGCCATAGGGCGAGCTTCTTCCCGACCTTAAGCACGTCGAGTGAAAGCTCTTCCTCAAGTCCCACCATCTCCACGTGCTCCTCCACTGTCAGGGGCTCCAGCCATCCTGCAGCCCTGAGCGCTGTccgttgctgccgcaggtACAGTCGCATGTAGCGGTCACGCTTCTGCTTCATCGAAACGTAAGTACGCCACGAAAAAGGCGTTGGCTTGTGAGTGGACGCCGGTGCGGCTGTCTTGTTCTTTCGAAGTTGCTGTCGTACGGCGTCCAGTGCATACCGCCACCATGCGTGCGGGTTGGCGGTCGGGCGCACTCCGATGGGGCGCAGCCGACGGAGCGCCTGTCGCTGTCGCACGTCCACCAAGCATTGCACGAGGCTCTGGCATGTTGTGCATGTCTCGCTTGTAATGATAAACAAGCACGTGTCCTTCATGCGTGCGGCGGCCATGTACTGCGGTGTCGAGGCGTCGGTGTAGACGGGCTGGTAGGCGAGCTCCAATGTCATATCAAATGGTATCAGAAAGGGGATTTTGCTCTCTCTACTCGAGCTCGTCCGCAGCGAGGCTGTAAGGCCGTGAAAGGAGATGATCTGCCGTACCATACGTTCCCCTGGGGCGACAAATGCTGGCTCAAAGGGCTCATTGCATCCACAGGTCTTGAGTCCTTTGATTTGAAAGGAGAGCGACGCTTGCTGGGAGGACTGCTGCACAGCGGTGTTGACGTGCGCTGTTGGCGGGGGTGAAGAATCCAtcgactgctgcggctgcctctGTGATAGCTGCCGTGTGGCCACTTCCTCAACGACACCGCCTGGAAGCACGTTATCGACGGCAGGAGTCACACCAGCGATGGAGGACGTATAGTGCACCCAGAGATCCTCGACTTCAACGCGGATGTTGTTCAGAATGCTGGCCTTCAGGCGAGCGGTAAAGTTGTCGTCGCAGCTGTCCGCCGCGGCTGATGCGGGAGATGGCACCGAGgttggcggtgctgcagagctGCTCGCGTGTGACAGGCTTTCGCAGAATGCCAGCAAAAGTGCCTCATCAGTCGCGGCCAACTCTCGAAACTTGCGTGCGCGGGCCTCACGAACGTCTTGGTCGACGCTATAGCCGGCAGTCTCCTTGTCCGCGACAACAAGCTGAGCCTTTCGAatctgcaccaccaccgattCTGATCGCAGGCGCGTCCATGGTATGATTATTCTCAGCTCTTCGATGGTGCCCATGAGTACACACACAGGTACGTCCAGGAAGCGCAGTGCATCTTGCCGCACCCTCAAGTTCCGCATGTGCACAAGACCATTCCATACCGACACCTTGATTTGTTCGCGATCGATGTTGTCAAAGTAGTCCCCCAGGAAAGAGGTGAGCACGTAGGCGACAAACTTATTAAACATACTGTACAGCCCGTTGTTGTGAAATAGGGTTGTGTGTTTGACGCCTGGGGATAGAGGGCGTGAGCGGGGGCCACAATACCCGTGAGGTGACAAACCTCACAAAGCAACGCGAGGTGTGAATGACTGGAAGGTAGAGGGAAAATCAGAAAAATAGTAAGTAGAGGGTACTAGTCGAAGTCCGATCGTCTCTGCGCACAGCGGTCAGTCCTCGACTCACTCACTGGTCAGCAGGAGAGAGCCACAGGCCAAGAAAAACGCCACTTCAAACGAGAAGTGAAGCACGGCGCGATGAAAGCAAGTAGAGGTGTGACATAAAAGGCCAACAAACGGGTACACAGGCAGTGGGGTTGGGGgttggggggaggaggcgtgcaAACTGTGTGGAGTGACAGCTGCCTGTTTTGAAACTGAGTGTGGGGAGGAAAATAGGGAGGGCAGAGAAAAAGGTAAGCAGTGAGTTGTGCAACCCCCTCGTGTGCACGTGAATTACGCAGCACAAAGGATCGGACCCCAAGGCCTAAAtcgaaaagaggaagagtaaGAGCGAGATGAAAGGCGAAGCAGGCGCCTAAGAAGGGCACCCTCGTTTCTGAAAGGGGAAAAACTGCAAATGCGTTTGCCACGACAGCGAAGAACAACAAAGAAACTAAAAGCATATGAATTGGGGATATAAGAAGAGCggtggaaagggggggggaaggggagcagCATCCCCCAGAGTGGGGATCTCAGCGAAATGAGGCGTGCACGATACAGTATAATCAGAGAGGATAGTCACGAGTGCAACTTGGGGGATAGAGTCCACCAATAGACGTCatcagagggggggggcgaggtACTCGCTGTCGTggtggagaggaaagaaagagagaaagaagggcCCCAGCAAGTCTCCGTGGTTCGGTCTTTCGGCTTCGCTGGGCTTGTCCAACATGTGTGTCTCATTTTTGTAGGTTGTTCTTGCAGGCCTTAGCGACGTTGCAGAGCGCGTCGACCGCCGCCCCACGCCTTTCCGTTGCCATCAAACCCTACACAAGAAATGCTgatttgtttttctctttccttttgtGACTTCTTTGGCCGTTTCCTCGTCGACGAGCGCGCAGTGGAGCGGAAGGATTGCGCTACCACAAGCAAGCAAATTTTCCCTTgtacacagacgcacacaaaaTGAACACAGCAGCGGTACGTCCAGTGgtgaggaggaaagaaagggaaagccACCACACAAAGCTAgatgaaagaaaaagagccgCGTTGTTCCACATTATCTGTCGAGGCCTTCTGTCACGTCACGAGAATACGCCTGTGAGGTAGTGTGTAGTGAGTTGTCTGCGTCCACGTATGGTTCCTCCGTGGAGAGTCCTCcaccttcacacacacacaccaacgcGCAAAGAGCCCACCTACAGCTCTACACATCAACAAACGCACGCCGACCTCTCTATTCTCATTCATGTCTGCGTGGAGAGTACTCGCAGGTATGGAATTACTTCGTAGGTagaagacgaagagagagggcgaccGACGTAGGGCAAGACATCATACGAATATATTTGGCATTGCATAGGTGAGGGGGTGGGACGTTGACGAAAGGCACAGAGCACAGAAGAGACAGAGTATCACTCGTGCAGAGTAATGAAAATTAAGCACGAGAAATCGATATATGCACGGAGCACAGCAAAACAACTGCAAAGCTAAAGAGCACGCCTTTTATCAGCTACTCCGCAGTGCTGATGCGCCGTGTCTTGCGCAGCAGTTATCTTTTCCCTGCTCTTACCTGCCAATTGCTGCTCGGTTCTCTTTCACTTTGCAGTCCATAATGAGCTTCAGCGTCGGTTCTACCTCCAACAACTATGCCCATcacagaagagaaggtgcCAATGGTTCAACAAACTACAgaagcgcaaaaaaaaaaaagaaggtTGACGTTGAGCAGAGAAGAAGGAAAGTGTTGCGTCCACCAAACGCAGAATACCACGAGAGGGATCAGGTGTACAAGCCAGAGCAAAccatgagagagagaaggataAAACATAACACGCATCCTCTGTCCACCCTCCTCTATCAATTAAGAGCAGTGCGGTGCAGGGAGGAGGGTAAGACTCTCATAACGTCCTTCACTCCTGGCCCCCAGAGATCTAGCTTAAAGGTCTTCACAAAAGATTTAGGTGTAGTGGATAAAAATGCTCTGCGCCGTGCAGCGAAACTTCGCTATCATCCTTTTGCAATTCACTGTCACCAACATCCCGACATTTGGCATAGCCCTCAATCGCCACGACAATGGCAGTGGCTCCACCTCGAACACATcgagagcagcaccgcggaTGATGCCTTTGTTGAGGGCCTCGGCGACGTCGGCTTCGCACTGGGACATGCCTCGGCCGATGTTGATGAAGACGGCGCTCGGCTTCATCTTTGCAAAGAACTCCTTGTTGAAGAAGTGCTTCGTGTCGTGCGTGCCGGGCAGCACACCCACCACAAAGTCAGCCTCGCGGATCGACTCGTCAAGCGCGTCATTGCCGCGCACCATGACGCCAAACCTGTCCGCCTTGttgtcgccgctgcgacggATGCCGGTCACCTCCATGCCCAGCGCGGTGGCCTTCTCGCCACAGGCTTGACCGATGTCACCGTAGCCGATGATCACCATCTTCTGTCGGCGGAGCTCAATGCAGTTGAAGCGGTTCCACTTCTTCTCATTCTTCGAGGCAACCAGGCGCCATGGGAGCGATGAAGACAGCATGCGAGCAGTCGTCgggacggcagcagcgcaggacGGGGGGAGCGTTGGAGCAACCGACCCATGGCGCCGCGCCCCTGACCGTCGTCCGCCCTCCTCCGCAAAGTCTCGGAAGCAACacagtggcgcggcgcacaggaagagcgagaggcgagagcgtgtgtgcgtgtggaggggCCTCAGTGTggtgcaggggtgctgcagcaccgccactccCCAACCACCTCCCATACGCCCGGAGACCAAACAACACGCCGAGGGCGGCACCTCGGTAGGGGTggagggacacacacacgcacacgtttGCACGTCCTTCACGCTCTACCAGGGACTTCATCGCCATCTCACGATAGTACCCGATCTCCGTTTTAAGCTGGGCAATCTCCCCTCGGAGCTTTCGCATTAGCAACGTCGTCGCATCTTCGTTCACGTGCGGCGCATTGCGAATGCTCTTCGCGCGACCCGCATACATAAGCGTCGAGATCGTCTCCTCCACGTAACGGTCCGGGGGGACTGATGCAGGCAATCATGGTGGTCAGAGAGTTGCCACCAAGAGCGTGCTTGAGGAGCATTGTCAGCTTGCTGTCACGATAAGGAATGTGGCGGCCTCCGGTGTGCTGCTCTGCACCGCCGCGAGCGTGAGATACCACACCGGCGTTCTTCCTTTTAAGTGTCGAAGTCGCCtccgcagctccgccactgAGCGCGGTGATCACCTTTCCCAGAGCCAGCAGCGACGTATTGATGTCGATGGACTCCTTGATAAGCTTCGCGCCTGGGCGGTGGGAGAGAAGACCAATCTTTTCGGAGCCTGCTAGGTCCACAAGTGACAGCTCGGATTGACTGAGCAGCTCACCATTTTGGCGGGCGCGGCTTTCCACGTAGATGGTAAAGACACAATGGGAGCGGGAGGACTGGCGATTGATGAGGTGACTGCTCACAACCTTCTGCTGAATCCCGCTGAAGAGCATCCCACGCATCTCATCCGGGGAGTTACAGCTGCAAATAAACAAGTTCTCCACCTTGAAGACGTCGCCCTTGtgccagcgcacacgcaggtCGCCCTGATCGACGCCTCTCTTGCCGCGTGCATCCATCTGGAGCTTTGCCAGGGTGGACGAAGAGAACGGCaaaggcgccgctgcctcgttGGCGTTTGCCGAGACGCCGATGCCGCGGAGCAGATCAGAAATCTTTTCATTGTAGATCTGGTAGAAGCTGCAGCGAAACGTGTACACCACCCCGTCGTCTGTCGTTCCGGCATTATCCGGCGATTCGGCGTCTTCCACGCCAACCGCGCGTTGCCGTTCACGTGCACGGTCAAAGAGCAGCTGAATGATACGAAGCATGATCCCGTGCTGCTGAACTGCTGTCCCGTCCACATGAGGTACCACCgccttgcgctgctgcagattcaatccgcagctgcgcaaccCATCCATGGTGTAAgtcttgccgctgccggttTGCCCATAGGCGAATACGGTGGCGTGAAGCCCATCGAGTACGTGCTCCACGAGAGGAGCGATCTCCGCGAAGGTGGCTACCTGATCTGCTTCGGCAGGCAGGACCCGATCGAAGCGGTAGGACCGGCCTTCGTTTGGCGCCATCCTATCACGCACGATCACCTCGTCGCCATTGATATGAACGCGCTCGGCTGAGTGGTGGGCTTCTGTGTCCGGCTGCAACGGGCGACAGCGCACGACAACGCGGATGCAACCAAAGTAGCGCTTGCTTTCTCTCAAAGTCCTGGTCGCGTTTACGGCTCCGCTGCTCGATATGGGGTCCACGTGCGCACTGGTTCTGGTGAGATCACTGGGTATCGCATCCACATTGCGGTGATTCCATACCTCCTGCCGCGTCCTacgcggcggtgacggcgtgtCGTCTCGGCTGTCGGCATTGCTCATTGCTTCCACAATCTAGTCAAGCCCGACGTGCGGCAGACAAGAGACGACGAGGTATAATCGAACAGAGGAGCAAACGGCTCGCGTGCCCGTCGGAGGGGTAGGCGGGGACGGCAGTCCACAAATGGAGCAGAAAAGCGAGCAACTACTTGGCGCCACACTGCCGTTGttctgctgccgtcgtctctctctgcctgtcgAGTGCGTTTCTCGGCGGTTGTGTTCGCTGGCAAGCGGGGCGATCTGCCGTTCGTTCGAGAAAGGTGGTCTGTGCCACTCCGGGTTGTGACGAATATACTGCGGAGGGACCGTTGCTTGTTTGTCCGCTGACGAAAACATGTCAAgcgaaacaaagagaaagacaaaACAACAGACCAGAAGAGAATACCGGCAGAAGAGCTGCGTGCTCACGAGAAGAGCGagcagacagacagacgcgCCCGTAAGTGCACTGACAGCCAAGCGGGCTCCCTTTCAAGGGCGCGGTGTTCGAGAGGACAAAGGCGTCGTCGCCAATACGCGGCACCGTCAAGCACATTCGTTGTGCGCGCGATGGCATCAACGTCGATGCCATTGCCCGCGATATACGCGCAGAACAGAAAATATATATACGCTCGCGTGATTCCTGCTACGGATCGAGTGGCGAAAGTCGAGTACACCGGATGCAGCAACTCTGCCAGCTGTGCCAACCGGATCACGACATTTTCTTTAGTTCGACGTTTTGTTACACTGACCCTCTGAGTATATAAAATCCAATCAAAATGATCCGAGGAAGGACAGAAGAGGGCCCAATGACGACCACGGCGGTAGGTCTCCGCCGCACAGAACGTGTTTTGTCAAGTGGCACCACAACATGCAAGCCCCCTGCTAGGTCACCACCTTTCCCTTCATTCTGCTACCCCTCACCGTCACTGACAGCGGTGTTGCCCCTTCTGGAAAAGGTCGGGTGCGTGTCGGTTCGTCGTTGCATCCATGCATCGCTTCAGCTTCGTTGTCGGCTTCAGCCGCGCATCAAGCAGCCCCTGCTTCTGCATGTCGAGCACGAGGGATGGATTCCTCGCCACATCCTGCGACAGCTGCCTAGCGTGGTCGAAGCGGCGTTGCTTGAGCGGGATTGAGGTGTAGTCCTCCATCTGAAACTGTCTGATCGCTGGCTTGGAGAAGAATTCGCGCTTGCGGTACGCCATATCTGGGCTCCCGGCCTGCACCGTGTAGTGCTGCCGCACGGCGAATTGGGGATCAAGACCATACAGCTCCGGCTGCTTCGTGAAGCGCTCCACATGGGCAGGCAACACCTGCTGAAGGTCGTCATCGATAACATGATTACTGAAGTCCACGGAGAGCGCCTCGGCAACCTGCCGAACACGCTTCGCCTCTTGCTTGTCGCTCACAACATAGACCCAGCCAACGTTGCCCATACGACCGGTTCG encodes:
- a CDS encoding d-isomer specific 2-hydroxyacid dehydrogenase-protein; this translates as MLSSSLPWRLVASKNEKKWNRFNCIELRRQKMVIIGYGDIGQACGEKATALGMEVTGIRRSGDNKADRFGVMVRGNDALDESIREADFVVGVLPGTHDTKHFFNKEFFAKMKPSAVFINIGRGMSQCEADVAEALNKGIIRGAALDVFEVEPLPLSWRLRAMPNVGMLVTVNCKRMIAKFRCTAQSIFIHYT
- a CDS encoding putative kinesin, whose amino-acid sequence is MSNADSRDDTPSPPRRTRQEVWNHRNVDAIPSDLTRTSAHVDPISSSGAVNATRTLRESKRYFGCIRVVVRCRPLQPDTEAHHSAERVHINGDEVIVRDRMAPNEGRSYRFDRVLPAEADQVATFAEIAPLVEHVLDGLHATVFAYGQTGSGKTYTMDGLRSCGLNLQQRKAVVPHVDGTAVQQHGIMLRIIQLLFDRARERQRAVGVEDAESPDNAGTTDDGVVYTFRCSFYQIYNEKISDLLRGIGVSANANEAAAPLPFSSSTLAKLQMDARGKRGVDQGDLRVRWHKGDVFKVENLFICSCNSPDEMRGMLFSGIQQKVVSSHLINRQSSRSHCVFTIYVESRARQNGELLSQSELSLVDLAGSEKIGLLSHRPGAKLIKESIDINTSLLALGKVITALSGGAAEATSTLKRKNAGVVSHARGGAEQHTGGRHIPYRDSKLTMLLKHALGGNSLTTMIACISPPGPLRGGDDLDAYVCGSREEHSQCAARERRCDDVANAKAPRGDCPA